Sequence from the Curtobacterium sp. MCLR17_007 genome:
GGTGGTTCCAATACTGTGGAGACCTGCACCGGCGCGAGGGAGCACCATGGCGACTGAGGACACCGGACGACGACTGCGCGTGGTCGTGGTCGGCACGGGGATGATCGCGGCCGTGCACGTGCGCGCCGCGAAGGCGGCCGGGGCCGATGTGCTCGGGGTGCTCGGCCGGAACGCGGGGCGCTCGACCCAGGTCGCCGCGCAGCTCGACGTCCCGCGTGGCTACGCCTCGCTGGACGAGGTCATCGCCGACGCGCCGGACGTCGTGCACGTCTGCACGCCGAACGACCAGCACCACCCGCAGGCGCTCGCCGTCATCCGCGCGGGCATCAACGTGGTGTGCGAGAAGCCCCTCGCGGTGTCGAGCGCACAGGCCCTCGAGCTCGAGCGCGCCGCCGCGGAGGCCGGTGTCGTCGCGACCGTGCCGTTCGTCTACCGCTTCCACCCGATGGTGCGCGAGGTCCGCGCGAAGATCGCCGACGGCGACCTCGGTCGGGTCCTCGCGGTCCACGGCCACTACCTGCAGGACTGGATGCTCGACGAGGACTCGTCGTCCTGGCGGGTCGACGCCGGCTCCGGCGGACTGTCCCGCGCCTTCGCGGACATCGGGTCGCACTGGTGCGACCTGGTCGAGTTCGTCACCGGCGAGCGCTTCGCGACCGTCAGTGCTGCGACCGACATCGTCTACCCGACACGACCAGCAGCATC
This genomic interval carries:
- a CDS encoding Gfo/Idh/MocA family oxidoreductase, which encodes MATEDTGRRLRVVVVGTGMIAAVHVRAAKAAGADVLGVLGRNAGRSTQVAAQLDVPRGYASLDEVIADAPDVVHVCTPNDQHHPQALAVIRAGINVVCEKPLAVSSAQALELERAAAEAGVVATVPFVYRFHPMVREVRAKIADGDLGRVLAVHGHYLQDWMLDEDSSSWRVDAGSGGLSRAFADIGSHWCDLVEFVTGERFATVSAATDIVYPTRPAASGPSFSGSPDPDPIADAGTRAEVTTEDTAVATFRTGSGRIGNVVISQVAAGRKNRLWFEVDGTRGSAAFDQEQPESAWFGTETGAQILVRDPSQGSPDQRRLAIVPSGHPQGYLDAFAAFVADTYTAVRTGVAPDGLPTFADGARSAQVIDAVVASAADGRWGAIG